A single region of the Theileria annulata chromosome 4, complete sequence, *** SEQUENCING IN PROGRESS *** genome encodes:
- a CDS encoding leucyl-tRNA synthetase, putative (Tap579b07.q1c.cand.146 - score = 89.07;~SMART pfam:tRNA-synt_1 (PF00133) at aa 13-799, E()=1.10e-06) — translation MSKRAQLLENEAKIRALWQETKVFEANLPSNRNKDKYFCTFPFPYMNGRLHIGHAFSVSKAEFQARFQRTQGKAVLWPFGLHCTGMPIMACADKIKKELNESNLGLLNNHKNTVNEHENHEESNFKDVTKFTSSRSKLKAKSGSNMTQIEIMKQMNISDDEIPKFAEPDHWLTYFSPLAIQDMKLLGLSVDWRRSFITTARNPYFNLFVEWQFDRLKKLNKLLYGCRPSILSRITMQPCADHDRSEGEGATAQEYTVVKMKLDTKFRNPFTNFTDEYENHKHKLMEKNVYLLAATLRPETFYGQTNLFVLPEGEYEAFLGYESPRLTFNSVGVVENKLPLNKALEDSECVYLTSRRSATNLIHQGLVMLNENDELFSVHKFSGMNLIGLSVTTPLSVYKSVYVVPMLTANMNKGTGIVACVPSDSPDDYVVLTELRRKINYFNEKYNVVEEYLKHDPFPIIEVPEYGTCMAEKLCNENNVTSSKDVKLEQLKELIYKKGFYTGVIKYGKYKDQKVLDVKNKIRDELVENKQAFVYYEPSKRVVSRLGDECVVGICNQWYTKFGDKQWKQNILNFVTSNNFTCYNESTYNQLINIIQWLDNWACSRSYGLGTLLPWENIKNNKNILIESLSDSTIYMAYYTIAHYLQSDIFGTNPGLLNLSSKQLNYSLFDYIFNINDKVPKLNEGNLENHTESGVMEKVNAMREEFNYWYPVNVRCSGKDLLFNHLTMSLFIHDAIWDSDEYMPRSYFCNGHVLVNSEKMSKSKGNFLTIEESINQYTADGTRIALADAGDTLDDANFSKDTAESSILKLYNFLQTTIQDLNPPNDTEPVNSEMPNQKLDDVLLKLNMLELDNKTNPNHLDNKINTHQFDNRIVVDELEYINKLIEMGDLYYFSKVVFENELKYLTDMAKKAYENFIYRDALKAVFYDYITVRLDYIQLSNNNINYNTLLNYYRIFCVIANPIIPYICEYIWNYILKEKEPLSDQLWPSFKYNTNGNLHILLKLLYRNIEEFRKIKDKSLSGKQKHKQANETVYAKAKIYISVDYPENIRNVLTLMNNMNILETGMNEREVLKLLNEDESVKRLDKREKNSILSFASYQLKQLNLLGNTTFQLRLPYDEFKLYKLLVPYLKLTLSLEGKGIIYTYCLDVMVLYEEGDTSNEMKQLPLPGRPSILFY, via the exons atgtcCAAGAGAGCACAGTTGTTGGAAAATGAAGCTAAAATTAGAGCACTCTGGCAGGAAACAAAGGTCTTTGAAGCTAACCTTCCAAGTAACCGGAACAAAGATAAGTACTTTTGCACCTTCCCATTCCCGTATATGAATGGAAGGTTACATATAGGACACGCATTTAGTGTATCTAAAGCTGAGTTCCAAGCTAGGTTTCAGAGAACACAAGGGAAAGCCGTATTATGGCCATTTGGATTACACTGTACAG GAATGCCAATTATGGCATGTGCAgacaaaattaaaaaggAACTGAACGAG tcAAACCTTGGATTGTTAAATAACCACAAAAATACTGTAAATGAACATGAAAACCATGAAGAATCTAACTTCAAAGATGTTACTAAATTCACTTCTTCAAGGTCTAAATTAAAGGCTAAATCGGGATCTAACATGACTCAAATAGAGATCATGAAACAGATGAACATAAGTGATGATGAGATTCCAAAGTTTGCAGAGCCAGACCATTGGCTTACATACTTTTCTCCACTAGCAATACAGGATATGAAGCTTTTAGGTTTATCAGTGGACTGGCGTCGTTCCTTTATAACAACTGCAAGGAATCCATACTTTAACTTGTTTGTTGAGTGGCAATTTGATAGGCTTAAGAAACTAAATAAGCTTTTGTATGGTTGTAGGCCATCGATTCTTAGCAGAATAACAATGCAGCCATGCGCAGATCATGACCGTTCTGAAGGAGAAGGGGCAACAGCTCAGGAGTACACAGTAGTAAAGATGAAACTGGATACTAAATTTAGGAACCCATTTACGAATTTTACTGATGAGTACGAAAATCATAAACATAAATTGATGGAAAAGaatgtatatttattagCTGCAACATTGAGACCAGAGACATTTTATGGTCAGACAAACCTTTTCGTATTACCGGAGGGAGAATATGAAGCGTTTTTAGGATATGAATCTCCCAGACTTACATTCAACTCTGTTGGAGTAGTAGAAAACAAGTTACCACTAAACAAAGCTTTGGAAGATTCGGAGTGTGTATACCTTACTTCACGTAGATCTgcaacaaatttaatacatCAG GGTCTAGTAATGCTGAATGAGAATGATGAACTGTTTAGTGTACATAAGTTCAGTGGCATGAATTTGATAGGTTTGAGTGTTACAACGCCATTAAGTGTTTATAAATCAGTTTATGTAGTTCCAATGTTAACTGCAAACATGAACAAGGGTACTGGAATAGTTGCTTGCGTTCCTTCAGACTCACCAGACGATTACGTTGTTTTGACAGAACTGAGGCGGAAAATTAACTACTTCAATGAGAAATATAATGTGGTTGAGGAGTATCTTAAACATGACCCTTTTCCAATAATTGAAGTGCCAGAATATGGCACATGTATGGCTGAAAAACTTTGTAATGAAAACAACGTGACCTCTTCTAAAGATGTTAAATTAGAACAATTGAAAGAATTGATATACAAAAAAGGGTTTTATACCGGTGTTATTAAATATGGTAAATATAAAGATCAAAAG GTATTGGATGtgaagaataaaattagagATGAGTTAGTGGAGAATAAGCAAgcatttgtatattatgAGCCTTCTAAAAGAGTAGTTAGTAGATTAGGAGATGAGTGTGTAGTTGGTATATGTAACCAATGGTACACCAAATTCGGAGATAAACAGTGGaaacaaaatatattaaactttgtaacatcaaataatttcacCTGTTATAATGAATCAACTTATAATCAActtattaacattattcaatg GTTGGATAATTGGGCATGTAGTAGATCATATGGTTTGGGAACATTATTACCATGggaaaatataaagaataataagaatattCTAATTGAGAGTTTATCCGACAGTACAATATATATGGcatattatacaatagCACATTATTTACAGTCTGACATTTTCGGCACGAATCCAGGactattaaatttatcctCAAAAcagttaaattattcactCTTcgattatatattcaatataaatgataagGTTCCCAAATTAAATGAAGGTAATTTGGAAAATCACACTGAATCTGGAGTTATGGAGAAAGTTAATGCCATGAGAGAAGAGTTTAATTATTGGTACCCAGTGAATGTACGCTGCAGTGGTAAGGATTTACTATTTAATCATCTGACTATGAGTTTGTTCATACATGATGCAATTTGGGACTCTGATGAGTATATGCCAAGGTCATATTTTTGTAATGGGCATGTTCTGGTAAATTCGGAGAAAATGAGTAAATCGAAGGGGAACTTCTTAACAATTGAAGAGTCAATTAACCAATATACAGCAGATGGTACAAGAATAGCCTTAGCTGATGCTGGTGATACATTAGATGATGCCAATTTCTCAAAAGATACAGCCGAATCTTCTATACTCAAGTTATACAATTTCCTTCAAACTACTATACAAGACTTAAATCCACCAAATGATACTGAGCCAGTTAATTCTGAAATGCCTAACCAAAAGTTAGATGATgttttactaaaattaaatatgcTAGAATTGGACAACAAAACCAATCCAAATCATTTGGATAACAAAATCAACACACACCAATTCGATAACAGAATTGTTGTGGATGAATTggagtatataaataagttGATAGAGATGGGTGATTTGTATTACTTTAGTAAAGTTGTGTTTGAAAATGAGTTAAAATACTTGACTGACATGGCAAAGAAGGCTTATGAAAACTTCATTTACCGTGATGCATTAAAGGCTGTATTCTATGACTACATCACCGTTAGACTAGATTATATACAactttcaaataataacataaattacaatACTCTCCTCAACTACTACA GAATATTTTGTGTAATAGCAAACCCGATAATTCCCTATATATGTGAGTATATAtggaattatatattaaaggAGAAGGAACCCTTGAGTGACCAGTTATGGCCAAGTTTCAAGTACAACACGAATGGGAACTTACACAT ATTATTGAAGCTGCTGTATAGAAATATTGAAGAGTTTAGGaaaattaaagataaatCATTATCTGGTAAACAGAAACATAAACAAGCTAATGAAACAGTATATGCCAAGGctaaaatatacatttcaGT TGATTATCCCGAGAATATACGGAATGTGTTGACACtaatgaataatatgaatatacTGGAGACTGGCATGAATGAAAGGGAAGTTTTAAAGCTACTGAATGAGGACGAGTCAGTGAAACGACTTGATAAGAGGGAAAAGAATTCGATACTTTCATTCGCTTCATATCAGTTAAAACAGCTCAATTTGCTTGGAAATACGACTTTTCAGCTAAGACTACCCTATGACGAATTTAAGCTATATAAACTATTGGTTCCATATCTAAAACTAACACTATCACTGGAGGGTAAGGGTATAATCTACACATATTGTTTAGATGTTATGGTATTGTATGAGGAAGGCGATACGTCGAATGAAATGAAACAACTTCCATTACCTGGGAGGCCATCaatattattctattaa